The DNA sequence AGCACCAGGAAGTTGAACGTCTAATAGTAAAAGAGTGATTGCGTATATATATGTAAGACTTCAGCTCTACCAAGCTAGCTATGTGCCTAAACATATTCTTTCAGATCaatatttggatttggataatCTGCACTCTGCCGCTAAAAAATGTTAAGAAGTCAACGTTATACTACTCTAAAAGcatattttaaaaaacaaattcaatAAAGGAATGTAAAAAATCATATATATGAGGTTTCTTCTGTCACTCTCAGTACTGGATTTTCTTCAAGTAAACCCTAATTCAAATTTAACTAGGAATACAAATTAATAGTTTAAAATGATAAAGGCATGTGCATTGTGCAGTGGCTCCACTTATACGAAGATAAGTTTTCCCCCACCCTCTTTCCTTGAAATGACTAGGGAGGCATCAGTTTGGACTCAGCCTTGTTGCTTCCCATTAACAATGTCCAAGTAATAgttgaataaataaatttataaaaattatggGTGACAAATTTCTAACCAAAGGCACTAAATCTCTAATGCATTGGTTAATTTGTTTCAGCAGCAGGTAGCCACGCAACTTCGTTTGTATTCCGGAGGCTTTTTGGATTCAAATTAAGTTGtaccaacaaaagaaaatcttGTGTGTCTTCATGTGTGTATAGATTTTTTGGATTCAAATTCAGTTGTACCAACATTAGAAAAGTTTGCATGTCATCATATGTTTGCACATGTTGACAAGGCAAAATCTCTCGTATTTAAAGAGTTAAGAGGATAAAAAGAGGTTTCATGCAATTGGAACACCAATTTGGTAGCATTATAAACCAATTATACACTTACCATTTATTTTAACCTTTTCATATAGTAATGTATGTACGACTTTAAATATTGTATTGTCGTCAACATGATATCCCAAGTTCATAGAAGTTGTTCTCCTAAAAGGGTAAACATCTGATCTGATTAGCTACATATAATTAACTAGCTAGCATATGTATAATGCATGCATCTGATCAGATGTTTCATAAGTCATAACTTTGTGATATCATATACAAAGACTACATGTATAAAACTGTCACTCTCTCATCTAACTTTGGTAGTTCTGATCTTTAATTAAACAGGTAATCCATATATTATTACTCATGATGAACTACTTGCCCTCAGTCaattttgattttctttgtAGATTAATAAAATAAGAGAGAATATTAGTTTGGAGATTAGGCCAGAAGTGGAAGCAAAGCAAGATAGGGTAGTGGAAGGAAAGCAAGATTAGTGGAGGGAAGTAGGGTTTCTTTTTGGATGGTGTGTCTTACGGGATCAAGTTATGAAATATGAACCCAATTATGGATAAACCAAAGGGAAACATATGaaatcaatcaatcaaaaccaaccCACCATTTCTAAATGGCCTCATTTTTATTCCACATGCTGTTGAAAATAGCTTGATGACAGCATGCCTGGTTGGAATTGGAATTCTTCTCCCAAAAGCAGGAAAAAGgattagaaatttagagagagagagagagagagagagaagaaagaaagaggaggagtGGGAATTAGATGAGCATGAAAGAAATCTCTATTGGTGGAAGAAGTCCACCATGAACAAGATCTTAAGAAAAGACAACGGAATAACAACACAATCTAAGAAGTTTATAAAATCTGTAACCCAAAGCTACAAAATGCGGGGTCCAGTCAGAACACCTGTCCATCCCAAATGCTTCTCttaattcataaaaataatgtTTAGATGATGACTTGATTCACCTGAAAACATATGTTTTTTGggtaataatataaaaaattagggttttgcctGCTCTAAGAAGATATGCCCAGATCTCATCCAAGACCCTAACTAGTATATATGCTGACCTCATTGCCCACTTCTTAAATATTCCTTTGTTTAGCAACTAATCTGCCTTGCTATGTTCCTATTAAGTACATATTTTTTAGAAACATGGTCAAAATTAATACACATATTTTAATTGTGTTTTGTTGGTTTAGGATAATTAATCATTCTAATCACCAAGAAGTTTCATTTTAGTGCTGACTAATCACAAGGCTACAAAGCTACAAATCTCATAACTGTATATTAATTACATgaaaaatgctaaggagattttCTTAAAGTAGGACTCTCCATGAATTTTCTACcacctcatgttttaaacataATATTTTAGAATATTAACACGAAAATTGACGTTAAATTGTGAGGTATTATAGAGTCCCTGCCAGCATAAAGCATCCCACTTTGCTAgtctctttaaaaaaaattctaattacATAATTGGTGTCCTGGAGTGGATGGGACTGGGCACCAACACCTGTAAAATAAACTATATATTCTAATgcgctttaaaaaaaaaaaaattattatgattagGGTTCTTGGGTAGATGACAATACACGAATCCACTCATGACTCATTGAGTCGTTGTAACATAATCTAAGATATTCATTTTAAGTACAGTGAAAAAGATTTTGTTGGTTGTTGCAAAGTTAATCCCCTGTTTCTTTTGAAAATTCCCATCTTTCTTTGACTTTTGTTAATTGGATGCAGTTAATTATGTTCATAGTCACTTTAATCATGgaataaatgtttttaaaatgcctCAAGTGGTGGTATATAATGGTATTTTTATATATTCTAAAGTGTGTAATTATATCACATTTTCTAGTTTGACGAATGAAAATCTAGACCTAATTAGGTCATCTCTAACTGAAGGGTCCAAAGGGCTAGATGGtcaaaaatagcccgaaaatcgTCTCTAACTGAGGACTAGGCCAGAGGGTTGTGGAATCTgagagggccccacggaatcgaAAATGGCCAAAGGGCTAAAGGGCTGGCCActtccagccagccagccccagGCTGGCcagaatttttttaaatgtgttGGATTtcctgttggttataaccgacaggaattcttaagaaaaaaaatcaaatgcaacggctagctgactagccgttgcatttgaattttttttttacagttttattattattatttttttacaaaaatttccatataacttctattttttcctataacttttattttacaaaatttgtttcatattttttttcctataacttctatttcacaaaatttgtttcatatttttttttaaattatattttttttcctataacttcctaagccattatacaacattaaattaaattaagtaacatgaaacaacattaaacaatatgaaacaacattaaataacattaaccaacatacaaattatacaacataaaaaaacatttaacaacatgaaacttaaacaacatttttaaaaatatttaacaacataaaacttaaacgcctactccatgcttcttttggctgaaagatgtgcaacaagatcctgttgtaggtacttatttgtggcacgagaacgtatcattctatagcgtctcatgtactcatttataCAGATACTACCaattcttggattgaaaggcaaattaggaccatcatatatttttgcacgagccattcttgacctatttggatcttcttggtcgtcatgctgacgtcacttagccgttggatttgaatttaagttgtagtttttaaataataaattatgtttggccttatggccctttggccctcaattggagacagttttttgtgacagggctaaaatgaGCCATCTGGCCCTCAGCTGGAGACGGAGacaaatatggtcatgtactgttcattaaaatattaatatcttggatgATCTTAGAGGGccagatggctaaaacgagccctttaaccagccatcggttggagatggccatAATTTGGTTAACACAGTTTATCCTTCTTATGCATCCAAATTCTTGAATCGCTCTCCTCATgatataataattcaattaaaatagcGCTCGtataaatagataaataaaataattatacataATTAACAATGAAAACGtccataaattaattaaaatatcgctcaaataagtaaataaatagACTTCTTTCTTGTTTAACAATGAAAACGTAATGTCTGGAACTTTTCCAAGTGTGTATCTACTTCTACTGTTCTACATCTAACTTAATATGAAAGGGTTTAAAAAACTGATATATGCATGAGACGGCTTCTCCGATCTgacttttccttttctctgtCTTTTTTATTGGCACTTGGTGTACATTTCTTAATCCCATCATGAACATTAGAAAAAACCAATATATATTGAGATGCAATAAATCGTTGGAAACCCATAGAGTTTACTATAAAAGGAGCACAAGCCAAACAACTACTCCCTACAAATCAACCACTCAAAATATCTTCCTATAGTTTTTCCTCCCCCACATTACAAAATTAGAAATGCAATCGGAAACCAATACCGTAGGAGCTTGTGCCGAGAAGAAGCTCAGGCTTTTCGGGTTTGAGCTGAATCCAAATAGGAATGAAGAAACCTCCATGAAAGGAGGACGGTCAGCAGCAGAAGGTGGTGGGGATGAAAGTGTAAATTCATCAAACTCTGTCTCACATCCGATAAAATTGGAACGATACAGAGAGAATGAGAAGAGCTCGACCAGTGAACCAGATGACAAGAAATTCGAGTGCCAATATTGCTTCAAGGAGTTTGCAAATTCGCAAGCACTAGGTGGGCATCAAAATGCACACAAAAAGGagagaatgaagaaaaaaaggcTCCAGCTTCAAGCCAGAAAAGCCAGCATCAACTATTACCTCCAGCCTTTCCAAACTTTCCACCACCATGGTTCTACGGTGGCTCCATCGTGGTTCTACGACCCCTCATCGTATCTCAATCCTGACCATCCATTCACCCTCCACGAAGAATCCCAGATCAGCTTCAACTCGTTCGATCAAAGTTATGGGCCCTCGAGCGGGTCCCACTCTCAGGTTTCCAATTGGTATTCAGTGCCACCTCAGCAGCAGTTTCCTTCTTCCCAAACGGGAGAGCAAGATCATGTTATAAACCCTAATAAGTTTACGTTAACGCAAACGGACAGGTCGGGAGAAAGCAGGCCTATCGTCTTCACGCCTTCTCCTTTATCTGCTTCAACTCAACAGAGCTGTAAACCGTTGGATCTTCAGTTAGGGCTCGGTGTGCCGTCGAAAATTCAGAGATCTTCTAGGAGTGAGGCTTAGCatggttcttcttcttcattacaAAAGCTGCCATTTGTTCTCAAGtagtttgagattttttatttttcatcttccaaagtgaaacaaaaatatatgaactgcattatatatatataacagatCCAATTTGCTGCAAATAAAGCCATGCAGGATTTTCAGGTCCTTAATTTGCTGACAAGTGTTTGTATTGTATTAGCATTTTTTGTGTGGACAACTGTATATTAAACTTTCTGTTCTAAAGTTCTAATGTTAAAGGAATTTTCTTACCTTTATAATTTTGACATGTCGGTATGGACAAAATTCCATACTCTACTCgttgtgtgtgttgatttatctttttttttttaatttatttattttttactttttgtagATTAGCATCCTTAAAACAGATCCAATTTTACATCGACGATTGATGACTTGGTTTCCAACTCagcaatattattattattattttttgttgagaAAACTCAGCAATACTATGGGTATACGACTTGAGGAGTCAACTATAGTTACAAGaattctttttatttcatttcaagTGCGATGaactttgttaaaaaaaaaaatgaagcgcGATGAACTAGCTCTTGGTTCTTTAAAAGAAATTATTAATTTagtgattttctttttcaatgttAGAAGTTACCCTCTCCATTAATAATAATAAcggcaaaacaaacaaacaatcatGACATcgtttatatgaaaaaaaaaaatgaaagaaaattacATAATAGGCTAATAGCATAACAACAAAATTTTCGGTGTGACTGGTGTTTTGCAATTCGATCATGTTACAAAACGTGCATTTGACAAATGAtttgcaaaatattaatttttttgtccgCGATATTAGGGTAATGTTAGaaagattaaatttttaaatcaaatttgtaaatcaaataatgtgttatcaataataaataaac is a window from the Malus domestica chromosome 16, GDT2T_hap1 genome containing:
- the LOC103416536 gene encoding zinc finger protein 5; this translates as MQSETNTVGACAEKKLRLFGFELNPNRNEETSMKGGRSAAEGGGDESVNSSNSVSHPIKLERYRENEKSSTSEPDDKKFECQYCFKEFANSQALGGHQNAHKKERMKKKRLQLQARKASINYYLQPFQTFHHHGSTVAPSWFYDPSSYLNPDHPFTLHEESQISFNSFDQSYGPSSGSHSQVSNWYSVPPQQQFPSSQTGEQDHVINPNKFTLTQTDRSGESRPIVFTPSPLSASTQQSCKPLDLQLGLGVPSKIQRSSRSEA